Proteins from one Sander lucioperca isolate FBNREF2018 chromosome 16, SLUC_FBN_1.2, whole genome shotgun sequence genomic window:
- the snapin gene encoding SNARE-associated protein Snapin, which translates to MAAAALVATSSGKDALAEGLLDLLRPAIQQLDLHVHSVRESQVELREHIDNLATELCRINEHQKVALDLDPYVKKLLNARRRVVLVNNILQNAQERLRRLNHNVAKETARRKTMLEASGVFPSRSPSKP; encoded by the exons ATGGCGGCAGCGGCTTTAGTAGCAACTTCCTCAGGCAAAGATGCTTTAGCCGAGGGGTTGCTCGACCTCCTGAGACCAGCTATTCAGCAGCTCGACTTACATGTACACTCAGTCAG aGAAAGCCAAGTAGAATTAAGAGAACATATAGACAATCTGGCCACAG AATTATGCCGGATAAATGAACATCAGAAGGTGGCTCTGGACCTGGACCCTTATGTAAAGAAGCTGCTGAATGCAAGGCGAAGAGTAGTGCTAGTAAACAACATACTGCAGAATGCTCAG GAACGTCTGAGGCGACTCAACCACAATGTGGCCAAAGAGACAGCACGAAGAAAGACCATGCTGGAGGCTTCAGGAGTGTTCCCCTCCCGCTCCCCCAGTAAACCCTga
- the chtopa gene encoding chromatin target of PRMT1a isoform X3, which translates to MSTASSQKVVLKSTTKVSLNERFTNMLKNKQPTAVSIRATMQQQHLASARNRRLAQQMENRPSVQAALSHKQVRTKIRQDKCQWSFLPCRAML; encoded by the exons ATGAGCACAGCCTCCTCCCAAAAAGTTGTCCTGAAAAGTACCACCAAAGTGTCCCTAAATGAGCG CTTCACTAACATGCTGAAGAACAAGCAGCCCACTGCGGTAAGCATTCGAGCCACCATGCAACAGCAGCATTTGGCCAGTGCCCGCAATCGCCGGCTGGCCCAGCAGATGGAAAACCGGCCCTCAGTGCAAGCTGCTCTAAGTCACAAGCAGGTGAGGACAAAGATCAGACAAG ataagtgtCAGTGGAGCTTTTTACCATGTAGAGCTATGTTGTAA
- the chtopa gene encoding chromatin target of PRMT1a isoform X1, producing MSTASSQKVVLKSTTKVSLNERFTNMLKNKQPTAVSIRATMQQQHLASARNRRLAQQMENRPSVQAALSHKQTLKQRLGKSNIQARLGRPVGTLMRGVAGGRGGMRGMTRGGLRGRARGGVMRGALSLRGKRVSSTGGPMRGRGSAGRLAMRRGGRHRGGAPGRGGAPSRGAARGGIARGRGGLRGRGGFAGRGGRGRGRGRGVGRQAVTREQLDNQLDAYMSKTKGHLDAELDAYMAQADPDNME from the exons ATGAGCACAGCCTCCTCCCAAAAAGTTGTCCTGAAAAGTACCACCAAAGTGTCCCTAAATGAGCG CTTCACTAACATGCTGAAGAACAAGCAGCCCACTGCGGTAAGCATTCGAGCCACCATGCAACAGCAGCATTTGGCCAGTGCCCGCAATCGCCGGCTGGCCCAGCAGATGGAAAACCGGCCCTCAGTGCAAGCTGCTCTAAGTCACAAGCAG ACCCTGAAGCAGCGCCTGGGGAAGAGCAACATCCAGGCCAGGCTGGGCCGGCCTGTCGGGACTCTGATGCGTGGAGTAGctggaggcagaggaggaaTGCGAGGGATGACCAGGGGTGGCCTTCGAGGTCGAGCCAGAGGAGGAGTAATGAGGGGAGCTCTGTCCCTGAGAG GGAAGCGAGTGTCTTCTACAGGTGGTCCCATGCGAGGTCGTGGCTCTGCTGGCCGTCTGGCAATGCGTAGAGGAGGCCGCCACCGTGGAGGAGCTCCTGGCAGAGGAGGCGCTCCGTCCCGAGGAGCAGCACGAGGAGGAATAGCCAGAG gccgtGGTGGACTGCGCGGCCGTGGTGGTTTTGCTGGTAGAGGTGGTCGTGGCCGCGGGCGGGGCCGAGGTGTTGGCCGACAAGCTGTGACCCGTGAACAACTGGACAACCAGCTGGACGCCTACATGTCAAAGACCAAAGGTCACCTGGATGCTGAGCTGGATGCCTACATGGCCCAGGCAGACCCAGACAATATGGAGTGA
- the chtopa gene encoding chromatin target of PRMT1a isoform X2, which yields MLKNKQPTAVSIRATMQQQHLASARNRRLAQQMENRPSVQAALSHKQTLKQRLGKSNIQARLGRPVGTLMRGVAGGRGGMRGMTRGGLRGRARGGVMRGALSLRGKRVSSTGGPMRGRGSAGRLAMRRGGRHRGGAPGRGGAPSRGAARGGIARGRGGLRGRGGFAGRGGRGRGRGRGVGRQAVTREQLDNQLDAYMSKTKGHLDAELDAYMAQADPDNME from the exons ATGCTGAAGAACAAGCAGCCCACTGCGGTAAGCATTCGAGCCACCATGCAACAGCAGCATTTGGCCAGTGCCCGCAATCGCCGGCTGGCCCAGCAGATGGAAAACCGGCCCTCAGTGCAAGCTGCTCTAAGTCACAAGCAG ACCCTGAAGCAGCGCCTGGGGAAGAGCAACATCCAGGCCAGGCTGGGCCGGCCTGTCGGGACTCTGATGCGTGGAGTAGctggaggcagaggaggaaTGCGAGGGATGACCAGGGGTGGCCTTCGAGGTCGAGCCAGAGGAGGAGTAATGAGGGGAGCTCTGTCCCTGAGAG GGAAGCGAGTGTCTTCTACAGGTGGTCCCATGCGAGGTCGTGGCTCTGCTGGCCGTCTGGCAATGCGTAGAGGAGGCCGCCACCGTGGAGGAGCTCCTGGCAGAGGAGGCGCTCCGTCCCGAGGAGCAGCACGAGGAGGAATAGCCAGAG gccgtGGTGGACTGCGCGGCCGTGGTGGTTTTGCTGGTAGAGGTGGTCGTGGCCGCGGGCGGGGCCGAGGTGTTGGCCGACAAGCTGTGACCCGTGAACAACTGGACAACCAGCTGGACGCCTACATGTCAAAGACCAAAGGTCACCTGGATGCTGAGCTGGATGCCTACATGGCCCAGGCAGACCCAGACAATATGGAGTGA